The following coding sequences are from one Seonamhaeicola sp. ML3 window:
- a CDS encoding MlaD family protein has product MKISKEVKTALLVISGIILLIFGFNYLKGQNLLDSSRTFYTEYNNVEGLTPSMPVTINGLSVGKVSKITFKDDGSAKLKVELLIDNDFEFSINSKAELYETGLIGGKAVAIIPAFDGEKNAKSGDTLTGTVKASLTELINQKLNPLFEKLENVLGSTKKSLVNLNDVFDEPTKEKLKSSVSELNETISKFKTTAINLNSLLGDNDSKLNKSLSHVEHLSSNFSKVSDSIANTNIGQTIRNLESTLAQFNGLLSDMENGKGSMGKLLKEDGLYNNLEGATGELEALLEDIKLHPKRYFRILSKKEIPYSKDENN; this is encoded by the coding sequence ATGAAAATATCGAAAGAAGTTAAAACGGCTTTGTTAGTCATATCAGGAATTATATTGCTAATTTTTGGGTTTAACTATTTAAAAGGCCAAAACCTACTAGATTCTTCCCGTACTTTTTACACTGAATACAACAATGTGGAAGGCTTAACGCCCTCAATGCCGGTAACTATCAATGGTTTGTCTGTTGGTAAAGTATCAAAGATTACTTTTAAAGATGATGGTTCTGCCAAACTTAAAGTAGAACTTCTAATTGATAATGATTTTGAGTTCTCAATAAATAGTAAGGCTGAACTTTACGAAACAGGATTAATTGGAGGAAAGGCAGTTGCTATTATTCCAGCTTTTGATGGGGAAAAAAATGCTAAAAGTGGAGACACACTAACAGGAACGGTAAAAGCAAGTTTAACCGAGTTGATAAATCAAAAACTGAACCCACTTTTTGAGAAACTTGAAAATGTTTTAGGAAGTACAAAGAAGTCCCTAGTCAACTTAAACGACGTATTTGACGAACCTACAAAAGAAAAGCTTAAAAGTAGTGTTTCAGAGTTGAATGAAACTATTTCCAAATTCAAAACTACCGCTATTAACCTAAATTCTTTATTGGGTGACAACGATAGTAAATTGAATAAATCTTTATCTCATGTTGAACATCTTTCTAGTAATTTTTCAAAAGTGTCAGATTCAATAGCAAATACCAATATTGGACAAACCATAAGAAATCTAGAATCTACCTTAGCGCAGTTTAATGGATTATTATCCGATATGGAGAACGGTAAAGGCTCTATGGGTAAATTGTTAAAGGAAGACGGACTTTACAATAATCTTGAAGGCGCAACAGGTGAACTGGAAGCATTGTTAGAAGATATAAAACTCCACCCTAAACGCTACTTTAGAATACTATCTAAAAAGGAGATTCCATACTCCAAAGACGAAAATAATTAA
- a CDS encoding N-acetylmuramoyl-L-alanine amidase, translating to MGNPIYGQSSSNEFVIMIDPGHGGKDSGTPGTGRYKATEKDIALDVSLALGNMIKQKLSNVKVVYTRSNDVYPTLNGRTIVANKKDVDLFISVHCNAQPGKKGTAYGSETYVLGTTKNKQNLEVAKRENSVIALEDNKEVYKNFNPNSPESVLGLMIAQEQYLDHSIKLARYIEDEFQITAKRRSRGVKQNIFYVLAYTYMPSVLVELGFLTHKKEEDFLNSKRGKALMTKSLFNAVEKYLKYLNVGTETEVFIDNTPKPKTTSSDIEFKVQIAASSKALETKPYNFKGLNNITRIKEGSLYKYFYGSTSDYSTTKQLEADARKQGYTSSFVVAFKNGKKITLEEALKTISKIN from the coding sequence TTGGGTAATCCTATCTATGGACAATCGTCATCCAACGAATTTGTGATTATGATAGATCCAGGACATGGTGGAAAGGATTCTGGAACACCCGGTACGGGAAGATACAAGGCTACAGAAAAAGACATTGCTCTAGATGTATCTCTGGCACTTGGCAATATGATAAAGCAAAAACTATCTAATGTAAAAGTGGTTTACACTAGGAGTAACGATGTTTATCCTACGCTAAACGGACGAACTATCGTTGCCAATAAAAAAGATGTGGATTTGTTTATTTCTGTACACTGTAACGCACAGCCCGGGAAAAAGGGAACCGCCTATGGTTCTGAAACCTATGTACTGGGTACAACAAAAAACAAACAAAATCTAGAAGTAGCAAAGCGAGAGAACAGTGTAATTGCCCTAGAAGACAACAAAGAGGTATACAAGAATTTTAATCCTAATTCACCAGAGTCTGTGTTAGGGCTTATGATAGCCCAAGAGCAATACTTAGACCATAGTATTAAATTAGCTCGGTACATTGAAGATGAATTTCAAATTACTGCAAAGCGCAGAAGTAGGGGTGTTAAACAAAATATATTTTATGTTTTGGCATACACCTACATGCCCAGTGTACTAGTAGAATTAGGGTTCTTAACTCATAAAAAAGAAGAAGATTTCCTAAACTCAAAACGTGGCAAGGCGCTAATGACCAAGTCATTATTTAATGCTGTTGAAAAGTATTTAAAGTATCTAAATGTAGGTACTGAGACAGAAGTGTTTATAGATAATACGCCCAAACCTAAAACAACATCTAGTGATATTGAATTTAAGGTACAGATAGCCGCTAGTTCTAAGGCCTTGGAAACAAAGCCTTATAACTTTAAAGGCCTGAATAATATTACTCGTATTAAAGAAGGGAGTTTATATAAATACTTCTACGGCAGTACTTCAGATTACAGTACCACAAAACAATTAGAAGCAGATGCTAGAAAACAAGGTTACACATCGAGCTTTGTTGTTGCTTTTAAAAATGGCAAGAAGATTACTTTAGAAGAAGCCTTAAAAACAATATCCAAAATCAATTAA
- a CDS encoding (Fe-S)-binding protein, with product MSEELKVPTIADFMAEGKQPEVLFWVGSAGSFDDRAKKITKAFVKILNKANVDFAVLGTEETCTGDVAKRAGNEFLFQMQAMMNIEVLNAYEIKKIVTCDPHSFNCIKNEYPSLGGNYQVYHHTQFIQELIQSGRLNVSGDLYKGKRITFHDPCYLGRANEEYDAPRTVLQSTSANLVEMKRSKRNGLCCGAGGAQMFKEPEKGDKDINILRTEDAIETKPNIIATGCPYCNTMMTDGVKAKEKQSEISVLDIAELIANSENL from the coding sequence ATGAGTGAAGAACTAAAAGTGCCAACAATAGCAGATTTTATGGCAGAAGGCAAACAGCCAGAGGTTTTGTTTTGGGTTGGTTCTGCTGGAAGTTTCGATGACAGAGCAAAAAAAATAACCAAGGCTTTTGTAAAGATTTTAAATAAGGCCAATGTTGATTTTGCTGTTCTTGGAACTGAAGAAACCTGTACTGGAGATGTTGCTAAAAGAGCAGGAAACGAGTTTTTGTTCCAGATGCAAGCTATGATGAACATCGAGGTTCTTAATGCTTATGAGATTAAGAAAATAGTAACTTGTGACCCGCACTCTTTTAACTGTATAAAAAATGAATACCCAAGTTTAGGTGGTAATTACCAGGTATACCATCATACTCAGTTTATTCAAGAACTTATTCAATCTGGACGTTTAAATGTTTCGGGAGACTTATACAAAGGGAAACGTATCACATTCCATGACCCTTGTTATCTCGGGCGTGCAAATGAAGAATACGATGCGCCAAGAACCGTGCTTCAATCTACAAGTGCCAATCTTGTAGAAATGAAAAGAAGTAAGCGTAACGGTTTATGTTGTGGTGCTGGAGGTGCGCAAATGTTTAAAGAACCAGAGAAAGGCGATAAGGATATCAATATTTTACGCACCGAGGATGCTATTGAAACCAAGCCAAATATTATCGCTACAGGTTGCCCTTATTGCAATACGATGATGACCGATGGTGTTAAAGCTAAAGAAAAACAATCTGAGATTTCAGTTTTAGATATAGCCGAATTGATTGCTAATTCAGAAAATTTATAA
- a CDS encoding putative LPS assembly protein LptD — protein MFINTLCHGQDIKKNVTPIGVVENDSLVTDTEKILKSEVEDSEKIQDTTVNDSIKPKELLEFTVKYSATDYTKFNHKKQKLYLYNNASIEYGDMNIKAGSITINYNTKKVYAKGIKDSIEGYTQKPVFTQGSNVVEPDSIIFNTDTKKALIYNSVTQQGEGNVIASLTKKENDSVYFIKGARYTTAQDLEDPDYYILLSRAKIVPGKKVVTGPAQMFIYDVPTPVWMPFSFFPQSEKHTSGIIIPTFGEQNDRGYFLQNGGYYFAINDYVDLAVLGDYYTNGSFGLRLESTYAKRYRFRGNLAFRYENLINSERGFPDYSRNTIYNIRWSHSQDSKANPSSRFTASVNLGSSTYFRNSLNQINAGSNFLTNTLASSVSYSKTFNTEPQINFSLTASHSQNTNTETINMTLPTFQGSIGRMYPLASKTGSKKGIIQNINLQYNVRGENRIQTTDSLFFKKEMFDDARAGFQHTIPLTTNFKIFDYFSVSANTNYNEVWTFNTIKETYDFATRETITEDLNGFDSYRTYNFSTSIGTTLYGMFNFEKDGKDTWLKAIRHVMRPSVSYNINPAFDKYYETAEVINADGQTVNDVDLEYSRFDGSVFGSPNRNFSSSMSFSLANNFEAKVRDKDTTATEAKKIKLLNNLNFSTSYNFAADSLKLSPIRMNGGTQLFQNKLSINFGATFDPYALDNNNTRINKLNVDNGGSLVRLTSANLTASWSLSNSGEKKDKDKGNADTVNNDDPNAVLPENLDFSNRQINREREKKSETKEESTKFYNHKIPWNLRLAYTVNYANSRRQNEISSHSLMFSGDIELTSKWSIGASSGYDIKNQGFTYTQFRFSRDLQSWDMNFSWIPFSQNKSWNFFIGIKSNILKDLKYEQRRQPDRQL, from the coding sequence ATGTTTATTAACACGTTGTGCCATGGTCAGGACATTAAAAAAAATGTAACTCCTATCGGTGTAGTTGAAAATGACTCCTTGGTAACAGATACCGAAAAAATCCTTAAAAGTGAAGTCGAAGATTCTGAGAAGATTCAGGATACCACGGTTAACGACAGTATAAAACCCAAAGAACTCTTAGAATTTACTGTTAAATATTCTGCTACAGATTACACAAAGTTTAATCATAAAAAACAGAAATTATACCTTTATAATAATGCTTCGATTGAATACGGAGATATGAATATCAAAGCAGGTAGTATAACTATTAATTACAATACAAAGAAAGTTTACGCCAAAGGAATAAAAGATTCTATTGAAGGTTACACTCAAAAGCCTGTTTTCACACAAGGGAGCAATGTTGTTGAACCAGACTCCATTATATTTAACACAGACACCAAAAAGGCCTTAATTTATAATTCGGTGACCCAACAAGGTGAAGGTAATGTAATTGCCAGCCTTACTAAAAAGGAAAACGATTCGGTTTACTTTATTAAGGGAGCACGATATACTACTGCTCAAGATCTAGAAGACCCCGATTACTATATTCTTTTGTCTCGCGCTAAAATTGTTCCGGGCAAAAAGGTAGTTACCGGTCCGGCTCAAATGTTTATTTATGACGTTCCTACTCCAGTTTGGATGCCTTTTAGTTTTTTCCCGCAAAGTGAAAAACACACTTCGGGTATTATCATTCCAACGTTTGGTGAGCAAAACGATCGTGGATACTTTCTTCAAAATGGGGGCTACTATTTTGCTATTAACGATTATGTGGATTTAGCTGTTCTTGGTGATTATTATACAAACGGAAGTTTTGGTTTAAGACTAGAAAGCACCTATGCGAAACGTTATCGCTTTAGAGGAAATTTAGCATTTAGATACGAGAACTTAATTAATAGTGAAAGAGGTTTTCCCGATTACTCACGAAATACAATTTATAACATAAGATGGTCGCACAGTCAAGATTCTAAAGCTAACCCCAGTTCCAGGTTTACGGCCTCTGTTAACCTTGGTAGTAGCACCTATTTTAGGAACTCGCTAAACCAAATTAATGCAGGAAGCAATTTCTTGACAAATACTTTAGCATCCTCTGTTTCGTATTCAAAAACATTCAATACAGAACCTCAAATTAATTTTAGTTTAACGGCGTCTCACTCCCAAAATACAAATACGGAGACCATTAACATGACCTTACCAACCTTTCAGGGTAGTATTGGTAGAATGTATCCTTTAGCTTCTAAAACAGGATCAAAAAAAGGGATTATTCAAAATATTAATTTACAATATAATGTTAGAGGTGAAAACAGGATACAAACCACAGATTCACTTTTCTTTAAAAAGGAAATGTTTGATGACGCTCGAGCCGGATTCCAACATACTATTCCACTAACGACTAACTTTAAGATATTCGATTATTTTAGTGTTAGCGCCAATACCAATTACAACGAAGTTTGGACTTTCAACACCATTAAAGAAACTTACGATTTTGCAACAAGAGAGACCATTACTGAAGACCTAAATGGTTTTGACTCTTACAGAACCTATAATTTTAGTACAAGTATTGGTACTACACTTTACGGTATGTTTAATTTTGAAAAGGATGGTAAAGACACTTGGTTAAAAGCTATAAGGCACGTTATGCGCCCCTCGGTTAGTTATAATATAAATCCGGCTTTTGACAAGTATTATGAAACTGCCGAAGTCATTAATGCTGACGGACAAACCGTTAACGACGTAGACTTAGAATACAGCCGCTTTGATGGCTCTGTTTTTGGTTCGCCCAATAGGAATTTTTCGAGTTCGATGAGTTTTTCGCTTGCAAATAATTTTGAAGCTAAAGTAAGAGATAAAGACACTACAGCTACCGAGGCCAAAAAAATCAAACTGTTAAATAACTTAAACTTTTCGACATCTTATAACTTTGCTGCAGACTCTTTGAAACTAAGTCCAATTCGTATGAATGGTGGCACACAACTTTTCCAAAATAAATTAAGCATAAACTTTGGAGCAACCTTCGACCCTTATGCCCTTGATAATAACAACACTAGAATTAACAAGCTGAATGTAGATAATGGAGGAAGTCTTGTAAGGTTAACAAGTGCCAACTTAACCGCTAGTTGGTCATTATCTAATAGTGGAGAAAAGAAAGACAAAGACAAAGGAAACGCTGATACTGTAAACAACGATGACCCCAACGCTGTATTACCCGAAAACTTAGATTTTTCTAACCGGCAAATTAATAGGGAAAGAGAAAAGAAAAGCGAAACCAAAGAAGAGTCTACAAAATTTTATAACCATAAAATCCCCTGGAATCTTCGTTTGGCCTACACCGTTAATTACGCCAACAGCAGGAGGCAAAATGAAATTTCATCCCATTCCCTTATGTTTTCAGGTGATATTGAATTAACCAGTAAATGGTCTATTGGAGCTTCTTCGGGTTACGACATTAAAAATCAAGGTTTTACATACACGCAATTTCGTTTTTCAAGAGATTTACAGAGTTGGGATATGAATTTTAGCTGGATTCCTTTCAGTCAAAATAAATCTTGGAACTTCTTTATTGGTATTAAGTCCAATATTCTAAAAGACTTAAAATACGAACAGCGTAGACAACCCGATAGACAATTATAA
- a CDS encoding (Fe-S)-binding protein, whose amino-acid sequence MQYLPNILFAILLILGIGYFVKNVKKLIRNIKLGQDVDVSDNKKERFKNMAMIALGQSKMVRRPISGILHVVVYIGFIIINIEVLEIIIDGIFGTHRIGLKVLPEELYGFLIGTFEILACLVLVAVIIFWMRRNVIKLQRFLKSEMKGWPKNDGNIILYFEVVLMTLFLVMNATDTSFQSMGSGNVVSQFIAPWFSGLPETTLHFIERGAWWLHIIGILVFLNYLYFSKHLHILLAFPNTYYGSLKPKGQFNNLESVTKEVKLMMDPNADPFATPAADTEEEEPAKFGASDVQDLNWVQLLSAYTCTECGRCTSACPANLTGKKLSPRKIMMDTRDRLEEVGKNIDANNGVFKDDAKQLLGDYITNEELWACTTCNACVEECPVSINPLSIILDMRRYLVMEQSAAPTELNNMMSNIENNGAPWPYNQMDRLNWKDE is encoded by the coding sequence ATGCAGTATTTGCCAAATATACTTTTTGCAATCCTATTGATTCTTGGGATAGGATATTTTGTAAAAAACGTAAAAAAACTTATCAGAAATATCAAGCTGGGGCAAGATGTCGATGTAAGCGATAATAAAAAAGAACGTTTTAAAAATATGGCCATGATTGCCTTAGGGCAAAGTAAAATGGTTCGTAGGCCTATATCCGGCATACTTCACGTTGTAGTATATATTGGTTTTATCATCATAAATATTGAAGTCCTAGAGATTATCATAGATGGTATTTTCGGTACCCATCGCATAGGTTTAAAGGTGCTTCCTGAAGAATTATATGGCTTTTTGATTGGTACTTTCGAGATATTGGCTTGTCTGGTTTTGGTTGCAGTAATCATCTTTTGGATGAGAAGGAACGTTATTAAACTACAGCGTTTTTTGAAGAGTGAAATGAAAGGATGGCCAAAAAACGATGGTAATATTATCCTATATTTTGAAGTCGTTTTAATGACTTTATTTTTAGTAATGAATGCCACCGATACATCGTTTCAAAGTATGGGTAGTGGTAACGTCGTTAGCCAATTTATAGCACCATGGTTTTCTGGTTTACCGGAAACCACGTTGCATTTTATAGAACGCGGCGCTTGGTGGTTACACATTATTGGGATTTTAGTTTTTTTGAATTATCTGTATTTCTCGAAACACCTACATATTCTGTTGGCATTTCCAAATACCTATTATGGTAGTTTAAAACCTAAGGGGCAATTCAACAATTTAGAATCGGTTACCAAAGAAGTTAAGCTTATGATGGATCCCAATGCAGATCCTTTCGCAACACCAGCAGCAGATACAGAAGAGGAAGAACCCGCGAAATTTGGAGCAAGCGATGTTCAGGATTTAAATTGGGTACAATTGTTAAGCGCCTATACCTGTACGGAGTGTGGAAGATGTACTTCGGCCTGTCCAGCGAATTTAACAGGAAAGAAGCTTTCCCCTAGAAAGATTATGATGGATACCAGAGACAGGTTAGAAGAGGTTGGGAAAAATATAGATGCCAATAATGGCGTCTTTAAAGATGATGCCAAGCAGTTGCTGGGAGATTACATAACAAACGAAGAGCTTTGGGCGTGTACCACTTGTAATGCATGTGTAGAGGAATGTCCGGTAAGTATTAATCCGTTGTCTATTATATTAGACATGCGTCGTTATTTGGTTATGGAACAAAGTGCTGCTCCAACCGAATTGAACAATATGATGAGCAATATTGAAAATAATGGAGCGCCATGGCCATACAATCAAATGGATCGTCTAAACTGGAAAGATGAATAA